The Hordeum vulgare subsp. vulgare chromosome 4H, MorexV3_pseudomolecules_assembly, whole genome shotgun sequence genomic interval aaaacagttgcgcacgcggaacactcgggttaagcttgacgagcctagcatgtgtagacatggcctcggaacacatgagaccgaaaggtcgatcatgaatcatatagatgatatgattagcatagggatgcttaccactcaaactatactcaactcacgtgatgatcggacttgagctagtgtaagtggatcatgaaccactcaaatgactagagagatgtactttttgagtgggagtttagcaaataatttgattaagttaaactctaattatcttgaacatagtctaagtccactttgaatatatttgtgttgtagatcatggctcacgcgacagtcatcctgaattttaatacgttcctagagaaagctaagttgaaagatgatggaagcaactttgtagactgggctcgtactcttaagctaatcttacaagctggaaagaaggattatgtccttaatgctgcgctagaagatgaaccacccgctacggctgatcaggatgttaagaacgcttggttagcacgtaaggaggactactcagtagttcaatgtgcagtcttgtatggcttagaaccgggacttcaacgtcgctttgagcgtcatggagcatttgagattttccaggagttgaagtttatctttcagaagaacgcccggatcgagaggtatgagacctccgataaattctatgcttgcaagatggaggagaactcgtctgtcagtgaacatgtgctcaaaatgtctgggtacccaaaccatctagctgagctggggattgaactcccgcaagaggctatcactgatagaatccttcaatcactacagccaagctataaaggctttgtgttgaactacaacatgcaagggatgaacaagtcacccggcgagttgtttgcgacgctgaaagtcgcagagtctgaactccgtaaagagcatcaagtgttgatggtgaataagaccactagtttcaagagaaacggcaaaggcaagaagggtaattcaaagaagagcggcaagcctgttgccaatccgacgaagaaatccaaagctggacctaagcctgaaacagagtgttactattgcaagggtatgggtcactggaagcgcaattgccccaagtatctggcagataagaaggcggcgaaagaaaaatcaggtatatttcatatacatgttattgatgtgtacttaaccggctcccgtagtagtgcctggtattcgataccggttctgttgctcatatttgcaactcgaaacaggaactgcggaatagacgaaggatggcgaaagatgaagtgatgatgcgcgtaggaaatggttccaaggttgatgcgatcgccgtcggcacggtttcacttcagttaccatcaggattagttatgaacttgaatcattgttatttagtgcctgcgttgagcatgaacattatatctggatcttgtttattgcgagacggttactcttttaagtcagagaataatggttgttctatttctatgagtaacatcttttatggtcatgcacccaatgtgagaggattgttcatattgaatcttgatagcgatacacacatacataacattgagaccaaaagagttagagttaacaatgatagcgccatatttttgtggcactgccgcttaggtcatattggtgtaaagcgcatgaagaaactccatgccgatggacttttggagtcacttgactttgattcacttgacacgtgcgaaccatgcctcatgggcaagatgactaaaactccgttctccggaacaatggagcgtgcaagtgacttgttggaaatcatacataccgatgtatgtggtacgatgagcgtagaggcacgcggcggatatcgttattttctcaccttcactgacgatttgagtagatatggttatgtctacttaatgaagcacaagtctgaaacatttgaaaagttcaaaaaatttcagagtgaagttgaaaatcatcgtaacaagaagatgaagttcctacggtctgatcgtgggggtgaatatctgagtttcgagtttggtgctcacttaagacaatgtggaattgtttcacagttgacaccgcctggaacaccacagcgtaatggtgtgcccgaacatcgtaatcgtactttattacagatggtgcgatctatgatgtctcttactgatttgccgttaccattttggggttatgcattggaaacagctgcattcactttaaatagggcaccatcaaaatccgttgagacgacaccatacgaactgtggtatggcaaaagaccaaagttgtcgttccttaaagtttggggatgtgatgcttatgtcaaaaagcttcagcctgaaaagctggaacccaaagcggaaaggtgcatcttcataggttacccaaaagagacagttgggtacaccttctatctcaaatccgagggcaaagtgtttgttgctaaaaacggagattttctcgagaaggagtttctctcgagagaattgagtgggaggaagatagaacttgacgaggttgtcgaacctctcatccctctggatggtggcgcagggcaaggggaaacctctgtcgttgcgacgccggttgaggaggaagttaatgatgatgatcatgaaactccggttcaagtttctgtcgaaccacgcaggtcgacgagaccacgtgctgctccagagtggtacggtaatcccgtcttatcaatcatgttgttggacaacaatgaacctgcaaattatgaagaagcaatggtgggcccagattccaacaaatggctagaagccatgaagtccgagataggatccatgtatgagaacaaagtgtggactttggaggtactgcctgagggccgcaaggctattcagaacaaatggatttttaagaggaagacggacgctgacggcaatgtgaccgtttgtaaagctcgacttgtggcaaagggtttttcacaagttcaaggagttgactacgatgagacattctcacccgtagcgatgcttaagtccgtcagaatcatgttagcaatagctgcatttttcgattatgaaatctggcagatggatgacaaaacggcgttccttaacggtttccttaaggaagaattgtatatgatgcaacccgaaggttttgtcgatcctaagaatgctaacaaggtgtgcaagctccagcgatccatttatggactggtgcaagcatctcggagttggaacaaatgctttgatgaggtgatcaaagcatttgggtttatacaagtggttggagaatcttgtatttacaagaaagtgagtgggagctctgtggcgtttctaatattatatgtggatgacatattgtttattggaaacaacgtagagtttttggagagcataaaggattacttgaataaaagtttctaaatgaaggacctaggagaagctgcttacattctaggcattaagatctatagggatagattaaaacgcttgataggactttcacaaagcacataccttgataaagtgttgaagaggttcaaaatggaacagtccaagaaggggttcttgccagttttacaaggtacgagattgaataagactcagtgcccagcaactgatgaggatagagagcatatgcgctccgtcccctatgcttcagccataggttctatcatgtatgcaatgctgtgcactagaccggacgttagcctggccataagtatggcaggtaggttccagagtaatccaggagtggatcactggacagcggtcaagaatatcctgaagtacctaaaaaggactaaggagatgtttctcgtgtatggaggtgacgaagagctcgccgtaaaagattacgtcgatgcaagctttgacacagatccggacgactctaagtcgcaaaccggatacgtatttattcttaatggggatgcggtaagctggtgtagttccaagcaaagcgtcgtagcagattctacatatgaagcggagtacatggctgcctcggaggcggataaggagggtgtctggatgaagcagttcatgacggatcttggagtggtgccaagcgcactgaatctaataaccttgttctgtgacaacacgggtgccattgccttagcaaaggaaccacggtttcacaagaagtccagacacatcaaacgacgcttcaacctcatccgcgactacgtcgaaggagaggacgtaaatatatgcaaagtgcacacagatctgaatgtagcagacccgctgactaaacctcttccacggccaaagcatgatcaacaccacaactgtatgggtgttagatttattacaatgtcattcgcatgatgatgtgagggctagattattgactctagtgcaagtgggagactgttggaattatgccctagaggcaataataaatatagttattattataattcctgtatcaagataatcgtttattatccatgctataattgtattgatgaagactcatttacatgtgtggatacatagacaaaacactgtccctagcaagcctctagttggctagccagttgatcaaagatagtcagtgtcttctgattatgaacaaggtgttgttgcttgataactggatcacgtcattaggagaatcacgtgatggactagacccaaactgatagacgtagcatgttgaccgtgtcattttgttgctactgttttttgcgtgtcaagtatttgttcctatgaccttgagatcatataactcactaacaccggaggaatactttgtgtgtatcaaacgtcacaacgtaactgggtgactataaagatgctctacaggtatctccgaaggtgttcgttgagttagtatggatcaagactgggatttgtcactccgtgtgacggagaggtatctcggggcccactcggtaatacaacatcacacacaagccttgcaagcaatgtgacttagtgtaagttgcgggatcttgtattacggaacgagtaaagagacttgccggtaaacgagattgaaataggtatgcggatactcacgatcgaatctcgggcaagtaacataccgaaggacaaaggaaatgacatacgggattatatgaatccttggcactgaggttcaaacgataagatcttcgtagaatatgtaggatccaatatgggcatccaggtcccgctattggatattgaccaaggagtctctcgggtcatgtctgcatagttctcgaacccgcagggtctgcacacttaaggttcaacgttgttttatgcgtatttgagttatatggttggttaccgaatgttgttcggagtcccggatgagatcacggacgtcacgagggtttccagaatggtccggaaacgaagattgatatataggatgacctcatttgattaccggaaggtttttggagttaccgggaatgtaccgggaatgacgaatgggttccgggagttcaccgggggggggggggggggcaacccaccctggggaagcccataggccttgggggtggcacaccagcccttagtgggctggtgggacagcccaagaaggccctatgcgccataggaagaaaatcaaagagaaaagaaaaaaaaggaggaggtgggaaagggaagaaggactccaccttccaaaccaagtgggactcggtttggggggggggagaccttcccccttggctcggccgaaacccttaggggtccttggaccccaaggcaaggctccccctcttccccctatatatacggaggttttagggctgatttgagacgacttttccatggcagcccgaccacatacctccacggttttttcctctagatcgcgtttctgtggagctcgagcggagccccgctgagacaagatcatcaccaacctccggagcgccgtcacgctgccggagaactcttctacctttccgtctctcttgctggatcaagaaggccgagatcatcgtcgagctgtacgtgtgctgaacgcggaggtgccgtccgttcggcactagatcgtgggactgatcgcgggacggttcgcggggcggatcgagagacttgaggacgttccactacaacaaccgcgttcactaacgcttctgctgtgcggtctacaagggtacgtagatcacacatcccctctcgtagatggacatcaccgtgataggtcttcgtgcgcgtaggaatttttttgtttcccatgcgacgttccccaacactttcaaccttcaactttgaactttcaaccttcatatgtattaggctgcggacgggatgacgttgaaggctttccaacgctccgcttacatgttgaagcctaggaaggaatttaggcggtactcaccggatgattatgcgaaaggaaagaacccggtggccgggggctctcgtttgtcaaggatgagaagcatggacgatgaggatgaggatgacgatgacgatgagtcggatgacccggagcaatttgtggttgcgagaagaaagaagctagtttctaagaggggacgaggccccaagATGTGAACCGGAGCCATTTGGAGTTTTCAATCATTTGCAAACCATTTtacttttgttgttggtgttgatgttgcaCTTGTGAACCATTAGGAGTTGTGAActtgtgttgttggtgttgatgttgcaCTTGTGAACAAtgatttgcacttgtgttgttggtgttagattcaaatataaatgtGAACTTCGATTGTTTGTGTTGCTGTCATATGTTCTAATGCTGCATACCTGTCAAAATTTCTGTCAAAATATATGCTGTCAAAATACTGCATACCTGTCAAAATTCAGCTTgcagcaggttttcacatgtgtggcgcctaagccttaggcgccacacatgtgcaacgcctaagccttaggcgccacacacagTGGCTGGAAGAGGGGGctggggaggggaatgaggagggggtggggagggggctgagcgcctaagcgttcggcgccacatattacaatgtgtgacgcctgaggcttaggcgtcacacggcttggggggtgggccctccctgccaggtggtcggggggtgtgacgccgaacggctaggcgtcacacagtgtagtgttgcgcctaggtgtcgggcgccacacaaaaggatcAGGCGGGTGAAATCTTTCCCCCCAAAgggtcactccgtgagttctttccccggggggtcatttttgtcaattttgcccgcATCATACGCATAAAATTCCACATACATCCAGTTCTGGAACAGATTCACTGATACGATTTCACAACACCAAAAGCGGTGTTCTGTTTTGTACTCTATTTGTAGAAGCACATGACGTCTCTCCACACGTCTGTCGTCTGGTCTACTGCTGGTTCACACCGGCACCGAGGAGCGCGACCAGCCGGTCCATGAGAACCAGCGCCGTCGCGCTCGGTGGCTCCCGGAGGAAGAACTGGTGGTCCTCGCCGACGGAGTCGAACAGATCGGCGTCGCCCTCCGCCCACCCGCTCCCCAGCAGCCCGTCGTGGTACGCCTTGCCTCGGAGCCGCAGCTCGTCCTCGGCGAGGCAGACGAGGACGCGGTCGCAGCCGAGCCGCCGCAGGCTCGGGGCCCCGTCGGCCACCGGGTTGATCCGCGGGTCGTCCAGCCCGGCGGTGCGCCCGCCGCACGCGAACGCCCACAGCTCCTCCAGCTTGCCCCTCAGCCACGACGAGCGCTCGCCGTCGGCCGACTTCTTGGCCGAGAGGAAGTAGGGGTGCAGGAGCCCGAGGCCTCTGACCCGGGCGCCGCGGGGGAGCGCGTCGGCCTCCGAGCCCGCCCGGAGCGCCACGTGGTGGGCGACATTGCCGCCGGCGCTGTACCCGACCACGAACATCCGGCCGCGGTCGCCGAGGTCACGGAGCCACGGGTCGGCGCCCTCCGCGGCCCACCGGAGCGCGGCCCACGCGTCGTCGTAGCAGGCCGGGACGGGGTGCTCCGGCGCGAGGCGGTACTCGACGGACACGCCGACGGCGCGCGCGCGGGCGCACAGCCGGTTGAGGAACGCGTGCTCGGGCGCGTCCGCGGCCGAGCCGGCGACGAGGCCGCCGCCGTGGAGGTACACCATGACGGGGAGCCTGTCGCCGTCGGGATGGCACGCGGGGAGGTAGAGGCGAGCCCACGTGCCGGTGGCCGGGTCGAAGACGACGTCCCTGGAGGCGACTCCGGTGACGGCGTGGACGGAGGGCGGGACGGGGTCCACGGGGAGCAGGCGCTCGACGCGGCCGCTCCTGTACTGCCGGATCACCGGCACGAACTCGAACGTGACCTCGGATTCAGGGTCCATCTGACGGGCGAAGCGATACGGCAAAGAATCAAGAATGGAGCGGCGGGCGGCTATGGCGGCAGTGCAGGAGTGAGCTTCACGATGAATAAAATATGGGCGGCGGTGAAGCTTCGGGGTATGGGACACGGTGGCGAGTGCGCGGAGATGCTCCCGGTAACCCTGTGCTCCGCGCCGTAGTAAATAAACGAGGGAGAGAATGGCTCCGTGCTTCCGCCGTTCTAGGCGTCTAGTCTAGCCCTGTACCGCGTGCCGGTCAAACGATTGAACCCAGATCTGATCGCGAACAAACCAGCTGAGCTATGCAAATTTGCTGTCAAAGCAAGGATATAAACACGTCTCATGTGGCGCATTTGTAGGGTGGGTAGCCTGTAAGAGCATGGTTAAGGCCGGTCATAGTGGGCCTAACTTAGCTGGCCACAGGGGAAGTaacttaggctggttgtaatggtatACCACATCCGTAagaccgtaatgcatagtatcatatattACTATCATAAAGTAGTTCATTTactgtcatgcaagacacatagtagcacatcatttaatatgatacggtatcatgatatgatacggtatcatgatatgatactcagcaCTCTCTTTCTTCATataattctatgccacctcatcaaaattgcttagttggcatgcatgatactacatactccctccgtccgaaaatacttgtcctaaaaatagatgtatctagacttattttagttatagatacatccattttatacATTTtgaggacaagtattttcggacggagggagtatgatactTTCATTATGGACagccttagagcaagtacaataaggctgCCCATAATGGTAGtaccataggtagtatcatgcatgccaactaggcaatttcAATGAGGtgtcatagaattaaatgaaaaaaagggttgagtatcatattatgataccgtatcatattaaatgatgtgctactatgtgtcttgcatgacaataaatgaactatcctatgatactaacatatgatactatgcattacggatgtagtatcatacactagtatcatatgtatgatactagtatatgatacaacccattacaaccagtctaaggtacagtcagcaggctgtaaggattaaaatactatatttttgctgaattggatgagagagaagaggagagagaagagatgTGTGCTCTTAgtgaagagctagctctagcacgtgcttctaggtgctttgtgacaatgaaagtgtgacgcactcggtttaatcgtacgctaatcatacacgcaaatgcgtacgatcaaaccccaggacttacgggaagatatcacaacacaactctagacaaaaataaaataatacaaccttcttattacaagcgaggggcctcgaggctagaatacagaagctcgataaacacacgagtcagcggaagcaacaaatatctgagtacagacataaaacatggggtgccttagaaaaggctagcacaaaagatacaacgatcgaacgaggcgatgcctcctttgagtgttgtactgggttgtatgcaatcttgattgcactctcattgtcgcagtagagaggcacattcttcatgttgatgccgtagtccttgaggatttgcttcatccatagtaattgagcacagcatgaaccaacaacaatgtac includes:
- the LOC123447280 gene encoding probable carboxylesterase 2, producing the protein MDPESEVTFEFVPVIRQYRSGRVERLLPVDPVPPSVHAVTGVASRDVVFDPATGTWARLYLPACHPDGDRLPVMVYLHGGGLVAGSAADAPEHAFLNRLCARARAVGVSVEYRLAPEHPVPACYDDAWAALRWAAEGADPWLRDLGDRGRMFVVGYSAGGNVAHHVALRAGSEADALPRGARVRGLGLLHPYFLSAKKSADGERSSWLRGKLEELWAFACGGRTAGLDDPRINPVADGAPSLRRLGCDRVLVCLAEDELRLRGKAYHDGLLGSGWAEGDADLFDSVGEDHQFFLREPPSATALVLMDRLVALLGAGVNQQ